One Saccharomycodes ludwigii strain NBRC 1722 chromosome VI, whole genome shotgun sequence DNA segment encodes these proteins:
- the SNF1 gene encoding AMP-activated serine/threonine-protein kinase catalytic subunit SNF1 (similar to Saccharomyces cerevisiae YDR477W | SNF1 | Sucrose NonFermenting), which produces MSNNTISENQQPIISDTNATNTSDRSSSNGSHHHHHHHHHHHSSTTTTNSSPTTSKSNGTHHHHHHHHRQSSNHNSHKPSNGSTSTISQRIGKYQIIKTLGEGSFGKVKLAYHITTNQKVALKIINKKVLAKSDMQGRIEREISYLRLLRHPHIIKLYDVIKSKEEIIMVIEYASNELFDYIVQRDKMSEQEARRFFQQIISAVEYCHRHKIVHRDLKPENLLLDDNLNVKIADFGLSNIMTDGNFLKTSCGSPNYAAPEVISGKLYAGPEVDVWSCGVILYVMLCRRLPFDDESIPVLFKNISNGVYTLPKFLSPGASNLIKRMLIVNPLNRITIHEIFQDEWFKVDLPEYLLPPDLKGSAVADSDDKQQEDKQSNKDAKEGSQHEEEINDGMVNMLASTMGYEKNEIYDALESGNNTPAYNEIRDAYLLIKENQKFIEDLKNNNNNDFKNNEFETFLSQSPPVYDQSSSSFLSSPPSTTTNESNETKHHRIMKPSNTSNYYPSSFNNDVGPDETSTIAILPSSLPQIHRANMMQQGSRAAMKITPLNNKKSKTKWHFGIRSRSYPLDVMGEIYIALKNLGAEWAKPSEEDLWTIKVRWRYDTGSLDQQRKIPDLMRMVIQLFQIEPNNYLVDFKFDGWETSNGEEGSSNSSSTEEEMSTFSAYPFLHLTTRLIMELAVNSQS; this is translated from the coding sequence ATGAGTAATAACACTATTAGTGAAAATCAACAACCAATAATATCGGACACCAATGCTACCAACACTAGCGACCGATCTAGTAGCAATGGTTCTCACCACCATCAccaccatcatcatcaccatcatAGTAGTACCACTACCACCAACAGTAGTCCTACAACCAGTAAAAGTAACGGGACTCATCATCACCATCACCATCACCATCGTCAAAGCAGTAACCATAATTCCCATAAACCATCCAACGGTAGTACCAGTACCATTTCTCAGAGGATCGGGAAATACCAAATTATCAAAACGTTGGGCGAAGGTTCTTTTGGTAAAGTCAAATTAGCTTATCACATCACTACAAACCAAAAGGTTGCTTTGAAAATCATCAATAAAAAGGTTTTGGCCAAGAGCGATATGCAAGGCCGTATAGAACGTGAAATTTCCTATTTGAGATTACTAAGACATCCACATATTATCAAATTGTACGACGTCATCAAGAgtaaagaagaaattatCATGGTTATAGAATATGCCAGCAACGAATTGTTTGATTATATTGTCCAAAGGGATAAGATGAGCGAGCAGGAAGCCCGTAGGTTTTTCCAACAGATTATTAGTGCTGTAGAGTACTGTCACAGACACAAGATTGTCCATAGAGATTTAAAACCAGAAAACTTGCTATTGGACGATAATTTGAACGTTAAAATTGCAGATTTTGGGTTATCCAACATTATGACTGATGGTAACTTTTTGAAAACTTCTTGTGGGTCTCCCAATTACGCTGCTCCAGAAGTTATTAGTGGTAAATTGTATGCAGGTCCTGAAGTCGATGTTTGGTCATGCGGTGTCATCTTATACGTTATGTTATGTCGCCGTTTGCCCTTTGATGATGAAAGTATTCCAGtactatttaaaaacattagCAATGGTGTTTACACTTTGCCCAAATTCTTAAGTCCAGGGGCAtccaatttaataaaaagaatgtTAATCGTTAACCCATTAAATAGAATTACCATTCATGAAATATTCCAAGACGAGTGGTTTAAAGTGGATTTGCCTGAATATTTGCTACCACCAGATTTAAAAGGAAGTGCCGTCGCTGATAGTGATGATAAGCAGCAAGAAGATAAGCAGTCCAACAAAGATGCTAAAGAAGGTTCACAGCACGAAGAGGAAATTAACGATGGTATGGTTAATATGCTAGCTTCTACGATGGGCTACGAGAAAAACGAAATTTATGATGCTCTAGAATCTGGCAATAATACACCTGCTTATAACGAAATCAGAGATGCGTATCTATTGATTAAAGAAAACCAGAAGTTCATCGAggatttgaaaaacaataacaataatgattttaaaaacaatgagTTTGAAACTTTCTTGTCTCAATCACCACCGGTGTATGATCAATCATCAAGCTCATTTTTAAGTTCACCCCCAtctacaacaacaaatgaAAGCAACGAGACTAAACACCACCGTATTATGAAACCATCTAATACTTCCAATTATTATCCATCATCCTTTAATAACGATGTGGGTCCAGATGAAACAAGTACTATTGCGATCTTACCCAGTTCGCTACCACAAATACATAGAGCTAATATGATGCAACAAGGATCACGAGCAGCCATGAAAATAACACctttaaataacaaaaaatcaaaaaccAAGTGGCATTTTGGTATCAGATCTAGGTCCTATCCATTGGATGTAATGGGTGAAATTTATATCGCCTTGAAAAACTTGGGAGCAGAATGGGCAAAACCCAGTGAAGAAGATCTATGGACTATTAAAGTAAGATGGAGATATGATACTGGGTCCCTTGATCAACAAAGGAAAATACCAGACTTGATGAGAATGGTTATTCAATTATTTCAGATTGAGCCTAACAATTATTTAGTTGACTTTAAATTTGACGGATGGGAAACTAGTAATGGTGAAGAAGGGAGCAGCAACAGTAGCAGTACCGAGGAAGAGATGAGTACTTTTTCTGCTTACCCTTTTTTGCATTTAACTACTAGATTGATTATGGAATTGGCTGTCAATAGCCAAAGCTGA
- the SWR1 gene encoding chromatin-remodeling protein SWR1 (similar to Saccharomyces cerevisiae YDR334W | SWR1 | SWi2/snf2-Related), with product MTNSNTHNNSPILNNINSDSSTNDKKNDIDLLADLKFQYEVLTNELFHLYNFTNIDEFDPLFREKRESLVFSDFLKEHGLNLESTDKDATNTNHNITGPDNLISDNNDLPASRRIRSRRRRGRRIDGGETKATDTLTATKYNSDGITSNINNTLDELVNAKYGHLRKILDETYKNTILNTDSLKNEEPKENNRINDRANNKRSNTLEDNKIKYQHRNPLKKQKKSNMLSEPYLMLNVNDEKQKVEDPFYFTPSSSSSSPSPSPSSSESQDEKYNSSKLKFKFYVNLPKPTVTNPENVTKPKFNNLSAYLTSFRSLDEDVDEQEYENFISKQKKVFQDIRKGVEKGVLEVNLENQLLKEITLKDVNSSQNTISNNILRKPEPITFIYKQQNQFPIQDHLMNQGIKLSKIFHNSTRARIARAKKVSQMVEQHFKHISGAEERMKKQHEKNIRALARTAAQAVRKRWSLAEKAYRVLKKDEEEELKKIQGKKHLSEMLEKSTKLLGAQLNKKSLELSDDDLSLSSDFSTNDDKKLSSVDDMNIDTTSDEDREGAGSQYLTGTIKDANVSLDENRERKGEYDDSKLSVEQLKEKYAKLDEVNILQDTDISIGPQPLVNENSVNIGALVSKSAKEEINYNASQSDVDSESDSITTEYSSSSSSSSSSSASSSSEGEEEEEEEENIQGKPKTQLGLLLNNNELEIEEKDTSFDADYEEGNVTSNYSDEKGDFIENKEEYEGEQLKVVDVPVPPLLKGTLRSYQKQGLNWLASLYNNNTNGILADEMGLGKTIQTISLLCWLACEKQNWGPHLIVVPTSVLLNWEMEFKRFAPGFKVLAYYGSPQERKRKRKGWNNPNSFHVCITSYQLVVTDQHSFKRKTWQYMILDEAHNIKNFRSTRWQALLNFNTERRLLLTGTPLQNNLAELWSLLYFLMPKTIMTDGTVKGFADLEAFQNWFGNPVNKIMELGTKNNDSGDKYNLLNSTDEETQKTVDKLHQVLRPYLLRRLKADVEKQMPAKYEHIIYCKLSKRQRYLYDDFMARAQTKETLASGNFMSIINCLMQLRKVCNHPDLFEVRPVVTSFAISKSIYHDYLYLANKMIISDSNNKLDLNFLNLKFLDINNEQKNTSLKYAEISKLSVLDSFVKEVAKLRKEADRDNSMTTMFDFQDIEEYYKRYNRLQIVSEINKLQLLNYINQHRCKQGKPKFGLNLIKLLKVPSSSSVLSTKLVKSYDDFILKEKGIIKKFAFLTPKIVVLENKEIFMGIDPISVYLKGYEKKIIRDQLLLNDNVNKNPVVAFNHFVQTKLSIEFPDKSLLQYDCGKLQKLTTLLADLKKNGHRVLIFTQMTKVLDILEQFLNYHGYLYLRLDGATKIEDRQILTERFNNDSKITVFILSSRSGGLGINLTGADTVIFYDSDWNPAMDKQCQDRCHRIGQTRDVHIYRFVSEHTIESNILDKANQKRRLDNVVIQQGDFTTDYFSKLTVKDLLGSEAPVELKDDRLLIEDSSENKKINISNVNDSGNENVKKSGNFSKLLSQVEDEDDARAAKMALQEEENVDTEDFKEYSVDNNSGKIDDIKGDNYDEDEYEGTKHVEEYMIKFIANGYYYD from the coding sequence ATGACTAACAGTAACACACACAATAATTCACCAATACTCAACAATATTAACAGTGACTCATCTACAAACGATAAGAAAAACGATATCGATCTTTTGGcagatttaaaatttcaatatGAGGTTTTGACCAATGAACTATTTCACTTGTACAACTTTACAAATATAGATGAATTTGATCCACTTTTCAGAGAAAAAAGGGAAAGCCTTGTTTTttctgattttttaaaggaaCACGGATTAAACCTCGAGAGTACCGATAAGGATGCTACTAATACGAATCACAATATTACTGGTCCAGATAATCTTATTTCcgataataatgatttacCAGCTTCTCGCAGGATAAGAAGTAGAAGGAGAAGAGGGAGAAGAATAGACGGGGGGGAAACAAAAGCAACGGATACACTAACCGCAACCAAATATAACAGCGATGGAATTACTTCaaacattaataatactttgGACGAACTTGTAAATGCTAAGTACGGACATTTAAGGAAAATATTGGATGaaacatataaaaatacaatactGAATACTGATAGTTTAAAGAATGAGGAACCTAAGGAGAATAATCGTATTAATGACAgagctaataataaaagatcaAATACTTTggaagataataaaataaaatatcagcACCGAAACCCTTtgaagaaacaaaaaaaatcaaatatgCTTTCCGAACCCTATTTAATGTTAAATGTAAatgatgaaaaacaaaaagtagaagatccattttattttaccccatcgtcatcatcatcatcaccatctccttctccttcttcttccgaAAGTCAggatgaaaaatataactcttcaaaattaaagttCAAGTTTTATGTTAATTTACCGAAACCAACAGTAACAAACCCAGAAAATGTAACAAAACCtaaatttaacaatttaTCGGCATATCTAACTTCTTTTAGGTCTTTAGATGAGGATGTTGACGAGCAAGaatatgaaaattttatttccaaacaaaaaaaggtattTCAAGACATTAGGAAAGGTGTAGAAAAGGGAGTTTTAGAAgtaaatttggaaaatcaATTATTAAAGGAAATCACTTTAAAAGATGTTAACAGTTCGCAAAATACTATtagtaataacattttAAGGAAACCCGAGCCTATTACCTTCATATATAAGcaacaaaatcaatttcCCATACAAGATCATTTAATGAATCAAGGTATCAAATTAAGTAAAATATTCCACAATAGTACTAGAGCGAGAATTGCTAGGGCTAAAAAAGTCTCCCAAATGGTTGAGCAACATTTCAAACATATATCTGGTGCAGAAGAACGTatgaaaaaacaacatgagaaaaatataaggGCATTAGCCAGGACAGCTGCACAGGCGGTTAGAAAAAGATGGTCGCTAGCCGAAAAGGCATATAGGGTTTTGAAGAAggatgaagaagaggaattaaagaaaatacaaggtaaaaaacatttaagTGAAATGCTAGAGAAAAGTACTAAATTACTAGGTGctcaattaaataaaaaaagtctGGAACTTTCAGATGATGATCTTTCTTTGTCATCCGATTTTTCTACAAACGATGACAAGAAGTTGTCCTCTGTAGATGATATGAATATAGATACTACCAGTGATGAGGATAGGGAAGGTGCTGGTAGCCAATATTTAACTGGAACTATAAAGGATGCCAACGTTTCTCTGGATGAAAATAGAGAGAGAAAAGGTGAATATGATGATTCTAAACTTAGTGTCGAGCaattgaaagaaaaatacgCTAAATTAGACGAGGTAAACATTTTACAAGACACAGATATATCAATTGGACCACAACCTTTAGTAAACGAAAATTCTGTAAATATAGGTGCTTTAGTATCTAAAAGTgcaaaagaagaaataaattacaATGCTAGTCAAAGCGACGTTGACAGTGAAAGCGATTCTATAACTACAGAATATagttcttcctcttcttcttcttcttcttcttctgcttcttcttcttcagaGGGggaggaggaagaagaagaagaagagaatATTCAAGGGAAACCAAAGACCCAATTAGGCTTGTtactaaataataatgaactTGAAATAGAGGAGAAAGATACGAGTTTTGATGCAGATTATGAAGAAGGTAATGTAACATCTAATTATTCAGATGAGAAGGGAGATTTTATAGAAAATAAGGAGGAATATGAGGGTGAACAATTGAAAGTTGTTGATGTTCCGGTTCCCCCGTTATTAAAGGGAACCCTAAGAAGTTATCAAAAACAAGGATTGAATTGGTTAGCGTCATtgtataacaataacacaAACGGTATTTTAGCAGATGAGATGGGATTAGGAAAAACCATACAAACAATATCCTTATTGTGTTGGTTAGCATGTGAAAAGCAAAACTGGGGGCCACATTTAATTGTGGTCCCTACAagtgttttattaaattggGAAATGGAATTTAAAAGGTTTGCGCCAGGTTTCAAAGTATTGGCATATTATGGGTCGCCCCAAGAAcgtaaaagaaaaaggaaaggtTGGAACAATCCTAATTCTTTTCATGTTTGTATTACCTCATATCAATTGGTAGTTACTGACCAACACAGTTTTAAACGGAAAACATGGCAGTATATGATATTAGATGAAGCACacaatatcaaaaattttagatCTACCCGTTGGCAAGCTTTGCTAAACTTTAATACAGAAAGAAGATTGCTTTTAACTGGTACGCCATTACAAAACAATTTAGCAGAGCTTTGGTCActattgtattttttaatgcCCAAGACTATTATGACAGATGGTACTGTAAAGGGGTTTGCAGATCTAGAAGCTTTCCAAAATTGGTTTGGGAATCCAGTCAATAAGATCATGGAGCTTGGAACCAAGAACAACGACAGTGGTGACAAATATAATCTGCTAAACAGTACTGATGAGGAAACACAAAAAACAGTGGATAAGTTGCATCAAGTTTTGAGGCCGTATCTATTAAGAAGATTGAAGGCGGACgttgaaaaacaaatgcCAGCTAAATATGAGCATATAATCTATTGCAAATTATCGAAAAGACAGCGATATTTGTATGATGATTTTATGGCTAGAGCACAAACCAAGGAAACTTTGGCCAGTGGAAATTTTATGTCTATTATTAATTGCTTAATGCAGTTAAGAAAGGTTTGTAATCACCCAGATCTATTTGAAGTAAGGCCAGTTGTCACATCGTTTGCCATTTCAAAATCTATATACCatgattatttatatttggcAAATAAAATGATTATTTCTGATAGCAACAACAAACTGGATTTGAactttttgaatttaaagtttttagaCATTAATAATGAGCAAAAGAACACGTCGCTCAAGTACGCTGAAATATCGAAACTATCTGTGCTTGATAGTTTTGTTAAGGAAGTGGCGAAATTGCGGAAAGAGGCTGATAGAGACAACTCCATGACAACAATGTTTGATTTTCAAGACATTGAAGAGTACTACAAACGTTATAATCGGTTGCAAATTGTTTCTGAAATCAATAAATTGCAactattaaattatattaatcAACATAGATGTAAACAGGGCAAACCGAAATTCGGTTTGAATTTAATCAAGTTACTTAAGGTTCCCAGCAGCTCTAGTGTATTGTCAACAAAGTTGGTTAAAAGTTAcgatgattttattttaaaagaaaagggtattatcaaaaaatttgcCTTTTTGACACCCAAAATAGTGGTTTTAGAAAACAAGGAAATATTTATGGGCATTGATCCTATTTCAGTATATTTAAAAGgttatgaaaaaaaaattattagagATCAATTACTATTGAACGATAATGTGAACAAAAACCCTGTTGTTGCCTTTAATCATTTTGTTCAAACTAAATTAAGTATTGAATTTCCAGataaatcattattacAATATGATTGTGGCAAGTTGCAGAAATTGACCACTCTATTAGCtgatttgaagaaaaatggACATAGAGTACTAATTTTTACTCAAATGACCAAAGTATTGGATATTTTGGAacaatttttgaattatcATGGGTACTTGTATTTAAGATTGGATGGTGCTACTAAGATTGAAGATAGACAGATATTAACGGAAAGGTTTAACAATGACTCGAAGATAACAGTCTTTATTTTGTCAAGTAGGTCTGGTGGGCTTGGTATAAATTTGACCGGTGCAGATActgttatattttatgaTAGTGATTGGAACCCTGCAATGGACAAACAGTGCCAAGATAGGTGCCATAGAATTGGACAAACAAGAGATGTCCATATCTACCGATTTGTTAGTGAACATACGATTGAGAGTAATATTTTAGACAAGGCCAACCAAAAGAGACGATTAGATAATGTTGTTATTCAACAGGGGGATTTTACGACagattatttttctaaattgaCAGTCAAAGATTTGTTGGGGTCAGAAGCACCCGTGGAATTGAAAGACGATAGGTTACTGATTGAAGATAGTAGTgagaataaaaagattaacATTAGCAATGTGAATGATTCTGGTAACGAAAATGTCAAGAAGAGTGGTAATTTTAGCAAATTGTTAAGCCAAGTAGAGGATGAAGATGACGCTAGGGCAGCAAAAATGGCGTTgcaagaagaagaaaatgttGATACGGAAGATTTTAAGGAATATTCTgtggataataatagtggtaAAATAGACGATATTAAAGGAGATAAttatgatgaagatgaataTGAGGGTACTAAACATGTAGAAGAGTATATGATCAAATTTATAGCCAatggttattattatgattga
- a CDS encoding uncharacterized protein (similar to Saccharomyces cerevisiae YPL051W | ARL3 | ADP-Ribosylation factor-Like), translated as MNDTNNEEHDSINQCCCIQPLFYSSIYFSNLLHYLFIRNELTVLMLGLQGSGKTTIINMLSNQGRNNKHPIYDVNTIPNNNIKHPLKSGKIQIGDEKHIFQFLDFSGQKRLESSWKTYFIKNHSNKIDVIIYVLDISDFIKWDQTKKSFQENLIFLEQEQQRSSRTVDKKIPILIIGNKIDNFNGSASYTDNGCTSSTQMFSHKSILLRKNSKNNMYIISDEPGIVSSSVSALSINSTGTNIIHDERDYYNKIVNYVINEDTMYYLENTGILCKQLGLDIQNRRLYYEDGNAKVIELKSDIDVITISCKDCIKINEVILWLSKLQI; from the coding sequence ATGAATGATACAAATAATGAGGAACACGATAGTATAAATCAATGCTGTTGTATCCAACcacttttttattcctctatttatttttcgaACCTTTtacattatttatttattagaaaTGAATTAACCGTATTAATGTTAGGATTACAGGGAAGTGGTAAAACTactataataaatatgCTAAGTAATCAAGGTAGAAACAACAAACATCCAATTTATGATGTAAATACTATaccaaataacaatattaagCACCCATTGAAAAGTGGTAAAATACAGATTGGTGATGAAAAgcatattttccaatttttggACTTTAGCGGGCAAAAGCGATTGGAATCTTCTTGGAAAacatattttatcaaaaatcactcaaataaaatagatgtaataatatatgttttagATATAAGcgattttattaaatgggatcaaacaaagaaaagttttcaagaaaatttaatattcttggaacaagaacaacaaaGAAGTAGTAGGACAGTAGATAAAAAGATACCTATTTTGATAATAGGTAATAAAATTGACAATTTCAACGGAAGTGCTAGTTATACAGACAATGGTTGTACCAGTTCGACACAAATGTTTTCTCATAAATCTATTCTTTTAAggaaaaattcaaaaaacaACATGTACATTATCTCAGATGAACCTGGTATTGTAAGCAGTAGTGTTAGTGCATTGAGTATTAATTCTACTGGAACCAATATAATACATGATGAGAGAGATTATTACAATAAAATAGTGAACTATGTGATAAATGAGGATACAATGTATTATTTAGAGAATACAGGTATATTATGTAAACAATTAGGGTTGGATATTCAGAATAGACGGTTATATTATGAAGATGGGAATGCAAAAGTTATAGAACTCAAGTCAGATATAGATGTTATAACGATTAGTTGTAAAGattgtattaaaataaatgagGTTATACTGTGGCTAAGTAAGTTACAAATTTGA
- the RTC3 gene encoding Rtc3p (similar to Saccharomyces cerevisiae YHR087W | RTC3 | Restriction of Telomere Capping), which yields MSNTNNVKVIFKGKDTDLIVFAENSEILNNFKANPKLSELANVVPVFKIFTTQSGRGTEGAFGEASKSQVENELGKNLTTEEYLFKILKEGKYQQVENLEKNKFSSTNDSKY from the coding sequence atgtCAAACACTAATAACGTCAaagtaatttttaaaggtAAAGACACCGATTTGATAGTTTTCGCTGAAAACTCGGAAATCCTCAACAACTTTAAAGCGAACCCAAAATTAAGTGAATTAGCTAATGTGGTTccagtttttaaaattttcacTACACAATCTGGCAGAGGCACCGAAGGTGCTTTTGGAGAAGCTTCTAAATCACAAGTGGAAAATGAATTGGGTAAAAATTTGACTACTGAAGAATACTTGTTtaagattttaaaagagGGAAAGTACCAACAGGTTGAAAATCtcgaaaaaaacaaattttcttCGACAAAtgattcaaaatattag
- a CDS encoding uncharacterized protein (similar to Saccharomyces cerevisiae YDR476C | putative protein of unknown function) produces the protein MSTRESVIRHINKNYRASLHDYIYVYGTVDEKLPIRQLRLVDCDLDSITISYLKDFQLQDDEDLFEIIKFDQGTRKCLNYAEVQDKLIEMAEVAAKKRNLSHIQINEMRYPTSFLDILIIILVFLPTMSYIWLLPLQDLLKKSELPIIVFLSQNLFQPKILIGIQLAAIFTHFLEIYILLKPKLTFYRVPTDYLVEWWFFGLLEGYGVIRRFNEVIKEKKQQQKRLKRK, from the coding sequence ATGAGTACTCGTGAAAGTGTAATAAGAcatatcaataaaaattataggGCATCTTTGCACGATTACATCTATGTTTATGGTACAGTCGACGAAAAGTTACCGATTCGTCAGCTTAGATTAGTTGATTGTGATTTAGATTCAATCACAATTAGCTACTTAAAGGATTTCCAATTAcaagatgatgaagatttatttgaaattattaaatttgatCAAGGCACCAGAAAATGTTTGAATTATGCAGAAGTACAAGATAAATTGATTGAAATGGCTGAAGTAGCtgctaaaaaaagaaatttatcACATATCCAAATAAATGAAATGAGATATCCTACGAGTTTTTTagatatattaataattatattggTATTTCTTCCAACAATGAGCTATATTTGGCTATTGCCGTTACAggatttattgaaaaagtcTGAGTTACCTATAATTGTATTTCTGTCTCAAAATCTTTTCCAACCCAAGATACTAATAGGAATCCAATTGGCTGCTATTTTTACACACtttttagaaatatatatattattaaaacctAAGTTGACGTTCTATCGTGTTCCAACAGATTATTTAGTGGAGTGGTGGTTTTTCGGATTGTTAGAAGGATATGGTGTTATAAGAAGATTCAATGAAGTTATCAAGGAAAAGAAGCAACAGCAAAAACGgttaaaaaggaaataa